One genomic window of Vibrio mangrovi includes the following:
- the rluC gene encoding 23S rRNA pseudouridine(955/2504/2580) synthase RluC — MSEIRTQVQLVSIDEDMAGQRIDNFLRNKLKDIPKSVVYRILRKGEVRVNKKRIKPEYKLQPGDIIRIPPVTLPQSDTVAEPLSTKLEKVSELEQCILFEDDHLLVLNKPSGTAVHGGSGLKFGAIEALRALRPQARFLELVHRIDRDTSGILLVAKKRSALRHLQAQFREKTVQKYYNALVMGTWDTKCRKINAPLLKNEVNSIVRVNPQGKASETRFKIIESFSQATLIQASPVTGRTHQIRVHTQYAGHPIAWDDRYGDPRFDAYTGKLGLNRLFLHAAQIRFIHPASGESMEILAPMEQKLEMVLAKLRSDLTSS; from the coding sequence ATGAGTGAAATTAGAACACAAGTTCAGCTTGTCAGCATTGATGAAGATATGGCCGGACAGCGAATCGATAATTTTCTGCGTAATAAACTGAAGGATATTCCTAAAAGTGTTGTTTATCGCATTCTGCGTAAAGGTGAAGTTCGCGTTAACAAAAAGCGGATAAAGCCCGAATATAAATTACAGCCCGGAGATATTATCCGAATTCCGCCAGTGACACTGCCACAGAGTGATACTGTAGCAGAGCCTTTGAGCACGAAACTGGAGAAAGTATCTGAACTGGAGCAGTGTATCTTGTTTGAAGATGATCACTTGCTAGTGTTGAATAAACCTTCCGGGACGGCAGTGCATGGAGGAAGTGGGTTAAAGTTTGGTGCGATAGAAGCGTTACGTGCTCTTCGACCCCAGGCGCGCTTCCTTGAGTTGGTTCACCGGATTGACAGAGACACCTCCGGGATTTTGTTAGTTGCTAAAAAACGCTCGGCGCTCCGGCATCTGCAAGCTCAGTTTCGGGAGAAAACAGTTCAGAAGTATTACAATGCTCTGGTTATGGGAACATGGGATACAAAATGCCGGAAAATTAATGCTCCACTGCTGAAAAATGAAGTGAACAGCATTGTTCGGGTAAATCCTCAGGGAAAAGCTTCGGAGACCCGGTTTAAAATTATCGAATCATTTTCTCAGGCAACATTGATTCAGGCGAGTCCTGTGACTGGACGTACTCATCAGATCCGGGTCCATACTCAGTATGCAGGACATCCGATTGCCTGGGATGATCGGTATGGCGATCCCCGTTTCGATGCATATACGGGGAAATTAGGTCTGAACCGACTTTTTTTGCATGCGGCTCAGATTCGGTTTATTCATCCGGCGAGTGGGGAATCGATGGAAATATTGGCGCCGATGGAACAGAAACTTGAAATGGTACTGGCAAAATTGCGTTCAGATCTTACCAGCTCCTGA
- a CDS encoding Maf family protein: MSHYQLVLASTSDYRRQLLEKIAIPFITASPQCDETPYPGESPQDLVQRLAQLKAQSCPQEKPSLIIGSDQVCVIQGQIIGKPHNKEQAVRQLMSQAGKNITFYTGLAVYNNVTKTCQCTVDQFHVHFRLLSQKQIEHYVDREQPLDCAGSFKSEGLGIALFERLEGDDPNALIGLPLIRLIDMLEAEGMAVL, translated from the coding sequence ATGAGTCATTACCAGCTTGTTTTAGCATCAACATCAGATTACCGACGCCAACTGTTAGAAAAAATAGCCATACCTTTTATTACTGCATCTCCTCAGTGTGATGAAACACCATATCCGGGTGAATCGCCGCAAGATCTCGTTCAGCGGTTAGCACAACTGAAAGCACAAAGCTGCCCGCAGGAAAAACCCAGCCTGATCATCGGCTCAGATCAGGTGTGTGTTATTCAGGGGCAAATCATCGGAAAACCGCATAATAAAGAGCAGGCAGTCAGACAGCTGATGTCTCAGGCGGGCAAGAACATTACTTTCTATACCGGTCTGGCGGTATACAACAACGTAACAAAAACCTGTCAATGTACTGTTGACCAATTTCACGTCCATTTTCGCCTGCTGAGCCAAAAACAGATCGAGCATTATGTCGATAGAGAACAACCGCTCGACTGTGCCGGCAGTTTTAAAAGTGAAGGACTTGGGATCGCTTTATTTGAACGCCTGGAAGGTGACGATCCCAATGCACTGATAGGACTCCCGCTTATCAGATTGATTGATATGCTGGAGGCTGAAGGTATGGCTGTCCTCTGA
- the yceD gene encoding 23S rRNA accumulation protein YceD, which translates to MQKVKIPRTVDPIKAAQKRLDYDGIIQVSLFKRLEESVEGVKCDADVSLSFGFDEQRLVVISGKASIEVDLQCQRCNEVFPHRCDVAFTYTPNLGKKSEDAPESYDLVDRNEYGEVDLVQLIEDEFIIGLPQVAMHDESECRVDSDNMVFGEIPEEVPEDKPNPFDVLKSLKR; encoded by the coding sequence ATGCAAAAGGTAAAAATCCCGCGAACGGTTGATCCGATAAAAGCTGCTCAGAAGAGACTGGACTATGATGGTATCATTCAGGTTAGTCTTTTTAAGCGCTTAGAGGAGTCAGTCGAAGGCGTAAAATGTGACGCTGATGTCTCATTGTCATTTGGGTTTGATGAACAGCGACTCGTTGTTATCTCTGGTAAAGCTAGCATCGAAGTTGATTTGCAGTGTCAACGTTGTAATGAGGTCTTCCCGCATCGTTGTGATGTGGCTTTCACTTACACCCCGAATCTCGGGAAGAAAAGTGAAGATGCACCGGAATCGTACGATTTGGTAGATCGGAACGAATACGGTGAAGTCGACCTGGTTCAGTTGATTGAAGACGAGTTCATCATTGGTTTACCCCAGGTAGCAATGCATGATGAATCAGAGTGTCGTGTTGATTCAGACAATATGGTGTTTGGCGAAATTCCTGAAGAAGTTCCGGAAGATAAACCGAATCCATTTGACGTATTAAAGAGCTTGAAGCGCTAG
- the rpmF gene encoding 50S ribosomal protein L32, whose amino-acid sequence MAVQQNRKTRSKRGMRRSHDALTTAALSVDATSGETHLRHNVTADGYYRGKKVINK is encoded by the coding sequence ATGGCCGTACAACAAAACCGTAAGACACGTTCTAAGCGTGGCATGCGTCGTTCACATGATGCGCTGACTACAGCTGCTCTGTCTGTAGATGCAACTTCAGGTGAAACTCACCTACGTCACAATGTAACCGCAGACGGTTACTATCGTGGCAAAAAGGTAATCAACAAGTAA